The Planococcus versutus genome contains a region encoding:
- the ahlS gene encoding AhlS family quorum-quenching N-acyl homoserine lactonase has product MTGIIKPTPKLYVMDNGTLSMDKNFMISMHNPASIENPNQPSEMATFPVYTVLIDHPEGKILFDTACNPNSMGAEGRWGKVTQSLFPIDMPEECYLHNRLEELGVRPEDIKYVVASHLHLDHAGCLELFTNATIIVHEDELNGALQTYARNTKEGAYIWGDIDAWIKNNLQWKTVKRTEDGLQLAEGIKLLNFGSGHAWGMLGLQIQLPETGGIILASDAIYTAESFGPPVKPPGILYDSVGYTSAVEKIRRLSQETNSDVWFGHDANQFKTFRKSTEGYYE; this is encoded by the coding sequence ATGACTGGTATTATCAAGCCCACACCAAAATTGTATGTGATGGATAACGGCACGTTAAGCATGGATAAAAACTTTATGATCTCAATGCACAATCCAGCGAGTATAGAAAACCCGAATCAACCTAGTGAAATGGCCACATTCCCTGTATATACGGTACTAATTGACCATCCCGAAGGTAAAATTTTGTTTGATACCGCTTGCAACCCCAATTCCATGGGTGCAGAAGGCCGATGGGGCAAAGTAACACAATCTCTTTTCCCTATTGATATGCCTGAAGAATGCTATTTGCATAACCGTTTGGAAGAACTAGGTGTTCGTCCAGAAGACATTAAATACGTTGTGGCTTCTCATCTTCACTTAGACCATGCAGGCTGCCTTGAGTTGTTTACAAATGCGACAATTATTGTTCACGAAGATGAATTGAATGGCGCCTTGCAAACCTATGCCAGAAATACCAAAGAAGGTGCTTATATTTGGGGCGATATTGATGCATGGATCAAGAACAATCTTCAATGGAAAACTGTTAAACGAACAGAAGATGGACTTCAACTAGCTGAAGGAATAAAGTTACTGAATTTTGGAAGCGGACATGCTTGGGGCATGCTTGGGCTTCAGATTCAACTTCCTGAGACAGGAGGAATTATTCTTGCATCTGATGCTATTTATACAGCCGAAAGCTTTGGTCCTCCCGTTAAGCCACCTGGCATTTTATATGATTCTGTCGGCTATACGTCAGCTGTTGAAAAAATCCGCAGACTATCACAAGAAACCAATTCAGACGTTTGGTTTGGCCACGATGCCAATCAATTTAAAACTTTCCGAAAGTCGACTGAAGGATACTACGAATAA
- a CDS encoding aminotransferase class I/II-fold pyridoxal phosphate-dependent enzyme: MSISINHRVETIQISGIRQFSNQLVDYPNAINLTIGQPDFPTPEAIKRAAITAIENNRTNYSHNAGLLELRTEIASFFQDTYRLTFDPKTEIIVTNGASEGLDSLLRVILEEGDEVILPVPTYPGYEPIIKLCGAKVVYLDMSDTGFQPDPARLESLITERTKAVMMNFPSNPTGVTMDSIQLENVAAVLEKYEVFVVTDEIYSENSYRGKHVTFAHFEKMRNRTFLVHGLSKSHSMTGWRIGFVLGPEIYMKHVLKVHQYNAICASVPSQYAAIEAVKNQRHIPGEMNKEYMRRRDFVYSRLTVMGMNVILPTGAFYIFPSIEKFGMTSFEFATRLLKEGDVAAVPGSAFTRYGEGFIRISYACSMNELEEGMKRLEKFIATLT; encoded by the coding sequence ATGAGTATTTCAATCAATCATCGCGTTGAGACTATCCAAATTTCAGGCATCCGTCAGTTTTCAAATCAACTGGTTGACTATCCTAACGCTATCAACTTAACTATTGGACAGCCGGATTTCCCTACACCTGAAGCTATTAAAAGAGCTGCTATTACTGCAATTGAAAACAATCGAACAAATTATTCACATAATGCGGGTTTACTTGAGCTGAGAACAGAAATCGCTAGTTTTTTTCAAGATACGTACAGGTTAACTTTTGATCCGAAAACAGAAATTATTGTTACGAATGGTGCAAGTGAAGGATTAGATTCCTTGCTGCGAGTGATTTTAGAAGAAGGTGACGAGGTAATTTTGCCTGTTCCGACTTATCCAGGATATGAGCCAATTATTAAGCTGTGCGGCGCTAAAGTAGTTTACTTAGATATGTCAGATACTGGTTTTCAACCAGATCCAGCACGTTTGGAAAGTTTGATAACCGAACGAACGAAAGCAGTAATGATGAATTTCCCTTCCAATCCAACAGGTGTCACGATGGATTCGATACAACTTGAAAACGTAGCTGCTGTATTAGAAAAATACGAAGTCTTTGTCGTAACCGATGAAATTTATAGTGAAAATTCATATAGAGGCAAACACGTTACTTTTGCACATTTCGAAAAAATGCGTAATCGTACATTCTTAGTTCATGGACTATCAAAGTCACATTCGATGACAGGCTGGCGAATTGGTTTTGTGTTAGGTCCAGAAATATATATGAAGCATGTTCTTAAAGTGCATCAGTATAATGCTATTTGTGCATCTGTACCGAGTCAGTATGCAGCAATTGAGGCGGTAAAAAATCAGCGTCATATACCTGGTGAAATGAACAAGGAATATATGAGACGAAGAGATTTTGTTTACAGTCGCTTAACAGTGATGGGTATGAATGTAATCTTGCCAACAGGTGCTTTTTACATTTTCCCATCGATTGAAAAGTTCGGTATGACTTCTTTTGAGTTTGCTACGCGTTTGTTAAAAGAAGGAGACGTTGCAGCAGTTCCTGGGTCTGCATTTACAAGATACGGAGAAGGATTTATCCGAATTTCTTATGCCTGCAGCATGAACGAACTCGAAGAAGGCATGAAGCGATTGGAAAAATTCATTGCTACGTTAACGTAA
- a CDS encoding homoserine dehydrogenase, with protein MKNEISIGLLGLGTVGSGVAKIIQQHQQDLHHKLGAQVLIGKVLVRDANKDRLSSLDPSVFTTDIEEILNDSSLDIIVEVMGGIAGAKLAIEKALRTGKQVVTANKDVMAEYGHDLLKLADAEKCDLFYEASVAGGVPIIRTLEDGLASDRISSLIGIVNGTTNFILTKMKKENMSYEDALAEATELGYAEADPSADVDGIDAARKMVILSSLAFSTEVHLDDVLVRGMKEIRDGDLELANKFGYTIKMVGSSTKDEDGIEVSVEPIFLANSHLLASVNNEFNAVYIYGDAVGETMLYGPGAGSLPTATSVVSDIIAACRNLQLGVNGKRVHSAQHERVIKPETKCFAKYCHRLLVNDEVGVLSKMTSIYSKHEASIQSVMQSPAKQVGKAELVLLTHQISRQQHLDVLSDLEGTASVISHYRIEGEETV; from the coding sequence ATGAAAAATGAAATTTCAATCGGATTGTTAGGCCTTGGAACAGTGGGCAGCGGAGTTGCTAAAATCATCCAGCAGCATCAGCAAGATTTGCATCATAAATTAGGTGCCCAAGTTCTAATCGGAAAAGTACTGGTCAGAGATGCAAATAAAGACCGGCTTTCTAGTTTAGATCCAAGTGTATTCACGACAGACATAGAAGAGATATTAAATGATTCTTCTCTCGATATCATTGTAGAAGTGATGGGTGGCATAGCTGGTGCAAAACTAGCGATTGAAAAAGCGCTCAGAACGGGTAAGCAAGTCGTGACAGCGAATAAAGACGTCATGGCAGAATATGGCCACGATTTATTGAAATTAGCAGACGCTGAAAAATGCGATCTTTTTTATGAAGCAAGTGTTGCTGGAGGCGTGCCGATTATCCGCACTTTAGAAGATGGTCTGGCTTCTGATCGCATCTCTAGTTTGATAGGAATCGTCAACGGCACAACAAACTTTATTTTAACAAAAATGAAAAAAGAAAACATGAGCTATGAGGATGCCTTAGCCGAAGCAACTGAATTAGGATATGCCGAAGCTGACCCATCAGCGGATGTCGACGGGATTGACGCAGCACGGAAGATGGTTATCCTCTCTTCACTGGCGTTTTCTACAGAAGTGCATTTAGATGACGTACTTGTCAGAGGCATGAAAGAAATCCGTGATGGCGATTTGGAGCTAGCGAATAAATTTGGTTACACGATAAAAATGGTTGGTTCTTCAACAAAAGACGAAGACGGCATCGAAGTTTCAGTCGAACCTATTTTTCTAGCAAACTCGCATCTACTGGCGTCTGTTAACAATGAATTCAATGCTGTATACATATATGGAGATGCTGTAGGTGAAACGATGCTTTATGGTCCTGGAGCAGGATCTTTGCCGACCGCAACTTCAGTCGTTTCTGATATTATCGCAGCTTGCCGCAACTTACAGCTTGGTGTCAACGGAAAACGTGTGCATTCAGCGCAACACGAACGTGTTATTAAACCAGAAACAAAATGTTTTGCGAAATACTGCCACCGCTTGCTCGTAAATGATGAAGTTGGTGTTTTATCGAAAATGACTTCAATTTACAGTAAGCATGAGGCGAGCATTCAATCAGTCATGCAGTCGCCTGCTAAACAAGTTGGCAAAGCAGAATTAGTCTTGCTGACTCACCAGATTTCTCGACAACAACATTTAGATGTATTGAGTGACTTAGAAGGAACGGCGAGCGTTATCAGCCATTACCGCATAGAAGGGGAGGAAACAGTATGA
- a CDS encoding TRAP transporter small permease: MIKKFEKAEEAFLVLTLVVMVALIFGQVVGRYVFSDAPSWTEEMARYIHIFQVWIGASYAVKLREHIRVEAFITRFKGLPRKVLETITLSIWFGMALFLAYFGTDLVLSSITNGQVTPAMQLPMWIPFLAIPIGGAGMCIRLIQQLFKIWQGDYEMHKEGDLPA; this comes from the coding sequence ATGATTAAAAAATTTGAGAAGGCAGAAGAAGCATTTTTAGTTTTAACATTGGTAGTCATGGTAGCGCTGATTTTCGGACAAGTCGTTGGGCGTTATGTGTTTTCTGATGCGCCAAGTTGGACAGAAGAAATGGCTCGTTATATACATATTTTTCAAGTTTGGATTGGTGCAAGTTATGCTGTGAAATTGCGTGAGCATATTCGTGTAGAAGCTTTTATTACTCGTTTTAAAGGATTACCAAGAAAAGTTTTAGAAACGATTACGCTTTCGATTTGGTTCGGAATGGCATTATTTTTAGCCTATTTCGGAACAGATTTAGTATTGAGTAGTATCACCAATGGACAAGTGACGCCTGCGATGCAGTTGCCTATGTGGATTCCATTTTTAGCGATTCCAATAGGTGGAGCTGGTATGTGTATTAGGTTGATCCAGCAATTGTTCAAAATTTGGCAAGGTGATTATGAAATGCATAAGGAAGGGGACCTTCCAGCATGA
- a CDS encoding TRAP transporter large permease, with translation MTIALLFGTLFICLLIGVPIAIALGVSALTAIYFGTTLPLSIITQKAFTSLDSFPLLAIPFFMLAGILMGKGGVSKRLLAFASALVGWMTGGLGMVTIVACMFFAAISGSGPATVAAIGGFMIPAMVARKYDGGFASAVAAAAGSIGVIIPPSIPFVLYGVIGGVSVGSMFLAGIIPGIIIGTGLLLTAYIISKKRGYKPEPGEASSFKFKDVLTTFWDAKWALLIPVIILGGIYGGIFSPTEAAVVAVVYAIIIGKFVYKELSWQGLYESFRQAIVINSTTMIIIGLSVSFAYFMTIEQIPGEISDYLTALSSNPLVILLAINLLLLVVGMFIDTISALVVLTPILLPIVVSVGVDPVHFGVILVANLAIGFVTPPLGVNLFVASSVGGVRFEKIAFAVIPFLFSMIVCLLIITFIPALSLWLPGLYE, from the coding sequence ATGACAATAGCGCTATTATTTGGAACTTTATTTATATGTTTATTGATTGGTGTACCAATTGCAATTGCCTTAGGGGTTTCAGCGTTAACGGCGATTTATTTTGGAACAACTTTGCCGTTAAGTATTATTACACAAAAAGCATTTACTTCGCTTGACTCATTTCCGTTGCTTGCGATTCCGTTTTTTATGCTCGCGGGCATTTTAATGGGTAAAGGCGGTGTTTCTAAACGATTACTAGCGTTTGCATCAGCTTTAGTCGGATGGATGACGGGCGGCTTAGGAATGGTGACCATTGTGGCGTGTATGTTTTTCGCAGCGATTTCAGGATCAGGTCCTGCTACTGTTGCGGCAATTGGTGGCTTTATGATTCCGGCAATGGTTGCACGTAAGTATGATGGAGGCTTTGCTTCTGCGGTTGCGGCGGCAGCTGGGTCAATCGGGGTTATTATTCCACCAAGTATTCCATTTGTTTTGTATGGTGTTATCGGTGGAGTATCAGTGGGAAGTATGTTTTTAGCGGGCATTATTCCTGGAATTATCATTGGAACAGGGTTGTTGCTCACGGCTTATATCATTTCTAAAAAACGCGGCTACAAGCCAGAGCCAGGAGAAGCCTCTTCTTTTAAATTTAAAGATGTCTTAACGACTTTTTGGGATGCGAAATGGGCTTTGCTGATCCCTGTTATTATTCTGGGTGGGATTTATGGCGGAATCTTTTCGCCTACAGAAGCCGCGGTTGTAGCTGTCGTTTATGCTATAATTATTGGCAAATTCGTTTATAAAGAATTGTCGTGGCAAGGACTTTATGAAAGTTTCAGACAAGCAATTGTGATCAACTCGACAACAATGATCATCATTGGGCTATCAGTATCGTTTGCATACTTCATGACAATTGAACAAATTCCAGGAGAAATTTCTGATTATTTGACTGCACTATCGAGCAATCCTTTAGTTATTTTACTAGCCATTAACTTATTATTGCTTGTTGTTGGCATGTTTATTGATACCATTTCAGCTTTGGTTGTGTTAACTCCAATTTTATTGCCAATAGTTGTGAGCGTAGGAGTAGATCCGGTTCATTTTGGTGTTATTCTTGTAGCTAACTTAGCTATTGGATTTGTGACACCGCCACTTGGTGTCAATTTGTTTGTGGCATCGAGTGTTGGAGGAGTTCGGTTTGAGAAAATTGCTTTTGCGGTAATTCCGTTCTTATTTTCAATGATCGTTTGTTTATTGATTATCACATTTATTCCTGCTTTGTCTTTATGGTTGCCTGGACTTTACGAATAA
- a CDS encoding NAD-dependent succinate-semialdehyde dehydrogenase — protein MDGRHYINGEWTTTGDGKIDVLNPATGEILGSVPNGGEREATQAIEAAAAAFPEWSKTTAYHRAEVLMKWHDLLLEHKQEIGEILTKEMGKPLAEAIGEIEYSASFVSWFAEEGKRMYGRTIPATKEGKRIQINKQPVGVVVSITPWNFPAAMMARKMAPALAAGCTFVAKPAKMTPLTAVKMYELAIEAGFPKGVINLVTGSASKIGKVFTSHPDVRKLTFTGSTGIGKELMKQASETMLNLSLELGGHAPIIVLEDANMDLAIEGVMASKFRNAGQTCVCGNRIYVQQSIVEEFSKKLSEAASKLKVGNGLDEGVKIGPLVNKEGYEKVEKHVQDAVDKGAKVLVGGDGRTENNAYFYNPTVLTNATSDMLVMNEETFGPVAPIMTFETDKEAVQLANDTRFGLAAYFFTESMSRGTYISENLDYGIVGWNDGAPSTAQAPFGGMKESGIGREGGQEGLDAFLETKYVSIKI, from the coding sequence ATGGACGGAAGACATTATATTAACGGTGAATGGACAACTACAGGCGATGGAAAAATTGACGTTTTGAATCCTGCGACTGGTGAAATTTTAGGTTCAGTGCCTAATGGTGGCGAACGAGAAGCGACTCAAGCAATCGAAGCAGCAGCTGCTGCATTTCCAGAATGGTCAAAAACGACTGCATATCACCGTGCAGAAGTTTTAATGAAATGGCATGATTTATTACTCGAACACAAACAAGAAATTGGCGAAATTTTAACAAAAGAGATGGGAAAACCTTTAGCTGAAGCAATTGGAGAAATTGAGTATTCGGCCTCATTTGTTTCATGGTTTGCTGAAGAAGGCAAACGTATGTACGGAAGAACAATTCCCGCTACGAAAGAAGGAAAGCGCATCCAAATCAATAAACAGCCTGTTGGTGTTGTTGTATCTATTACCCCTTGGAACTTTCCTGCTGCTATGATGGCAAGAAAAATGGCTCCTGCTCTTGCTGCAGGTTGTACGTTCGTAGCCAAGCCCGCTAAAATGACACCGTTAACTGCAGTAAAAATGTACGAACTTGCGATTGAAGCTGGTTTCCCTAAAGGCGTCATTAACTTGGTCACTGGCAGCGCTAGTAAAATTGGCAAAGTATTTACTAGTCATCCAGATGTCCGTAAACTAACCTTTACCGGATCAACGGGAATTGGCAAAGAACTGATGAAACAAGCTTCAGAAACTATGTTGAACTTATCTTTAGAACTAGGTGGTCACGCGCCAATTATTGTTTTAGAAGATGCAAATATGGATTTAGCGATTGAAGGTGTTATGGCATCAAAATTCCGTAATGCTGGACAAACATGTGTCTGCGGTAACCGTATTTATGTTCAACAAAGCATTGTCGAGGAGTTCTCTAAAAAGCTCAGTGAAGCTGCAAGCAAACTAAAAGTTGGAAATGGCTTAGACGAAGGTGTAAAAATTGGTCCGCTAGTCAATAAAGAGGGCTACGAAAAAGTTGAAAAGCATGTACAAGACGCTGTTGATAAAGGCGCTAAAGTACTTGTCGGCGGAGACGGTCGCACCGAAAACAATGCTTACTTCTATAACCCCACTGTCTTAACAAACGCTACCTCTGATATGTTAGTCATGAACGAAGAAACCTTTGGCCCTGTCGCACCAATTATGACATTTGAAACAGATAAAGAAGCTGTTCAATTAGCGAATGACACTCGTTTTGGATTAGCCGCTTACTTTTTCACTGAAAGTATGTCGCGCGGTACTTATATCTCTGAAAATCTGGATTATGGGATTGTCGGATGGAATGATGGAGCTCCGTCTACTGCTCAAGCTCCATTTGGTGGAATGAAAGAAAGTGGTATCGGTCGTGAAGGCGGCCAAGAAGGATTGGACGCATTTTTGGAAACAAAGTATGTTTCAATCAAAATTTAA
- the thrB gene encoding homoserine kinase: MNWREFSVTVPASTANLGPGFDSIGLALDLHMVVYVSPAATWLIEYKDQGYQQIETGTDNLIAATAQWVADKYDQSLPAAKLVVNTEIPLSRGLGSSATAIAAGIEIADRLMGLKLSMKEKLGIGTELEGHPDNISASFLGGLTISYFDKEELEIVHVPEVEIGVVILIPPTEFLTSESRDLLPKTLSHKIAVQGSAAGNVVSAALAKGDWQTAGRMMQKDVFHEPYRKDKFPNFDAIQQSCLELEVFGSAISGAGPSLFIAVEKGRETAVAEQLAKEFPLYECLVTKPSSTGINICETIV; encoded by the coding sequence ATGAACTGGAGAGAATTTTCAGTGACTGTGCCAGCATCGACCGCTAATCTAGGTCCCGGATTTGATTCGATTGGTCTGGCATTAGATCTTCATATGGTCGTTTATGTGTCTCCCGCCGCTACTTGGCTTATCGAATACAAAGATCAAGGCTATCAGCAGATTGAGACCGGTACTGACAATCTGATTGCCGCAACGGCACAGTGGGTTGCGGATAAATATGATCAATCATTGCCTGCTGCGAAATTGGTCGTGAATACGGAAATTCCATTGAGCAGAGGTCTTGGCAGCAGTGCAACAGCAATCGCTGCCGGCATTGAAATTGCTGATCGCTTGATGGGGCTAAAACTGTCAATGAAAGAAAAGTTGGGAATCGGAACCGAACTAGAAGGGCATCCGGACAATATCTCAGCGTCATTTCTTGGAGGGTTGACGATTTCTTATTTTGATAAAGAAGAATTAGAAATTGTTCACGTCCCAGAAGTAGAAATTGGGGTTGTTATATTAATTCCTCCTACGGAATTTTTGACTTCAGAATCGCGTGACCTCCTGCCAAAAACCTTATCTCATAAAATAGCTGTGCAAGGGAGTGCTGCAGGCAATGTTGTATCCGCAGCTTTAGCAAAAGGAGACTGGCAGACAGCGGGACGCATGATGCAAAAAGATGTTTTTCATGAACCTTATCGTAAAGACAAATTCCCTAACTTTGATGCCATACAGCAAAGTTGTCTTGAACTCGAGGTGTTTGGTTCAGCGATTAGTGGAGCAGGACCTTCTTTGTTCATCGCAGTAGAAAAAGGAAGAGAAACGGCAGTAGCGGAACAATTGGCGAAAGAATTTCCGCTGTATGAATGCTTAGTTACAAAGCCATCTTCTACAGGAATCAACATATGTGAAACAATCGTATAA
- the thrC gene encoding threonine synthase, which yields MRWQGLIEEHKEWLPVTENTPSLTLQEGNTPLVRLEKLSTEWGIELYVKLEGANPTGSFKDRGMVMAVAKAKEEGKTVLICASTGNTSASAAAYGARAGMRTIVVIPEGRIALGKLAQAKMYGAEILEIKGNFDEALQIVREVGQEAGIALVNSVNPYRLEGQKTIAFEVIDQLGQVPDIFALPVGNAGNISASWKGFTEYAERTGEKRPVLLGIQAAGAAPIVHNKIVKNPETVATAIRIGNPASWQLALDALNQSNGTILAATDEEILEAYQLLARTEGVFAEPASCASIAGIKKQVENGLLKKGSKVVAVLTGNGLKDPETAISVNQHKALLVPEDMERFWEDLKKGVSV from the coding sequence ATGAGATGGCAAGGATTAATCGAGGAACATAAAGAGTGGCTTCCAGTTACAGAAAATACCCCTTCACTGACTTTGCAAGAAGGCAATACACCGCTTGTTCGTTTGGAAAAACTATCAACAGAGTGGGGAATTGAGCTGTACGTAAAACTAGAAGGTGCCAACCCAACAGGTTCTTTTAAAGACCGCGGCATGGTGATGGCTGTCGCTAAAGCAAAAGAAGAAGGCAAAACTGTATTGATTTGTGCTTCGACAGGCAACACGTCTGCCTCGGCTGCAGCATACGGTGCAAGAGCCGGTATGCGGACGATTGTTGTCATTCCAGAAGGCCGTATTGCACTCGGAAAACTGGCACAGGCAAAAATGTATGGAGCGGAAATTCTTGAAATCAAAGGAAATTTTGATGAAGCACTGCAAATAGTGCGTGAAGTAGGTCAAGAAGCAGGCATTGCTTTAGTCAATTCGGTCAACCCTTACCGCTTAGAAGGACAGAAAACAATCGCATTTGAAGTGATTGATCAATTGGGGCAAGTACCAGATATCTTCGCATTGCCCGTTGGTAACGCAGGCAACATTTCAGCTTCTTGGAAAGGCTTTACAGAATATGCGGAACGTACTGGTGAAAAACGTCCGGTGCTTCTCGGCATCCAAGCAGCAGGTGCAGCACCAATCGTTCATAATAAAATTGTAAAAAATCCAGAGACGGTAGCAACTGCTATTCGCATTGGAAATCCGGCAAGTTGGCAATTAGCGCTTGATGCTTTAAATCAATCAAATGGAACGATTTTAGCGGCTACTGATGAAGAAATCCTTGAAGCTTATCAGCTCTTGGCTCGAACTGAAGGGGTATTTGCTGAACCGGCTTCGTGTGCTTCTATTGCAGGGATTAAAAAGCAAGTAGAAAATGGCCTGTTGAAAAAAGGCTCAAAAGTAGTTGCTGTTTTGACAGGAAATGGACTGAAAGATCCTGAAACAGCAATTTCTGTTAATCAGCACAAAGCACTTCTTGTTCCCGAAGATATGGAACGTTTCTGGGAGGATTTGAAAAAAGGAGTGAGCGTATGA
- a CDS encoding aspartate kinase: protein MKVSKFGGTSVASAQQIKKVAAIIKAEPARKIIVVSAPGKRFVEDVKVTDLLINLSAAALRDESTKEPLAQVVARYSEITDELGLDNTIKHVIETDLLNRLQADKSSPPLFADSIKASGEDNSAKLIAAYLTSIGLPAEYVNPFDAGLFVNDLPERAQALPEAYERLATLQHKQTITVFPGFFGYTRNGTLRTFERGGSDITGSILAAAVKAELYENFTDVDCVFAANPRVVNNPVEIEQMTYREMRELSYAGFAVLHDEALMPVFKAAVPLCIRNTNNPSAPGTMIVAERDHSLHPVTGISADSGFSTLYVSKYLMNREIGFGRKLLQILEDEAISYEHIPSGIDNLSVILRSHQLTTDKEQRIIDRVKSELNADDVHIRSDFSMIVLVGEGMNNQKGLTARAANAFARTGVNIEMINQGSSEVSLVFGILKADEQKIVNELYKEFFEPALVH from the coding sequence ATGAAAGTGAGCAAATTTGGCGGTACGTCAGTAGCTAGCGCACAACAAATAAAAAAAGTAGCTGCAATTATTAAAGCAGAGCCTGCTCGCAAAATCATCGTTGTTTCTGCTCCTGGTAAGCGATTTGTAGAAGATGTGAAAGTGACAGATTTACTGATTAACTTATCAGCTGCAGCGCTTCGCGATGAGTCCACAAAAGAGCCACTTGCTCAAGTTGTGGCGCGTTATTCAGAAATCACGGATGAACTGGGTTTGGACAATACTATTAAACACGTTATCGAGACAGATCTGTTAAATCGCTTACAAGCAGACAAAAGCTCACCTCCTCTATTTGCTGATTCAATCAAAGCAAGTGGTGAAGACAATTCCGCAAAATTAATAGCTGCTTATTTGACATCTATTGGTTTGCCAGCAGAATACGTCAATCCATTTGATGCTGGCTTGTTTGTGAACGATCTGCCTGAGCGTGCTCAAGCACTTCCAGAGGCTTATGAACGACTAGCAACGTTACAACATAAACAAACCATTACCGTATTCCCTGGCTTTTTTGGCTACACAAGAAACGGAACATTGCGGACATTTGAACGTGGCGGTTCTGATATTACCGGCTCGATTCTTGCAGCTGCAGTAAAAGCTGAGCTATATGAGAACTTTACCGATGTAGATTGTGTCTTTGCAGCCAATCCACGTGTCGTGAATAATCCTGTGGAAATCGAACAAATGACTTACCGTGAAATGCGCGAGCTGTCGTATGCAGGTTTTGCTGTTTTACATGACGAAGCTTTAATGCCCGTTTTTAAAGCAGCTGTTCCATTATGTATTCGCAATACAAACAACCCTTCAGCTCCCGGCACAATGATTGTGGCAGAGCGTGACCATTCACTGCATCCTGTTACCGGTATTTCAGCAGACAGCGGCTTCTCCACTTTATACGTCAGTAAATACTTGATGAACCGAGAAATTGGTTTTGGGCGTAAACTACTTCAAATTTTGGAAGACGAAGCTATTTCATACGAACACATTCCTTCTGGAATTGATAACTTGTCTGTCATTTTGCGTAGTCATCAATTGACGACCGATAAAGAACAACGCATTATTGATCGTGTAAAATCAGAATTGAACGCAGATGATGTTCATATCCGCAGTGATTTTTCTATGATTGTGTTAGTTGGAGAAGGCATGAACAATCAAAAAGGACTAACAGCACGCGCAGCGAATGCTTTTGCTCGAACAGGCGTCAATATTGAAATGATAAACCAAGGCTCTTCTGAAGTGAGTTTGGTCTTTGGTATTTTAAAAGCAGACGAACAAAAAATAGTAAATGAATTATATAAAGAGTTTTTTGAACCTGCTTTGGTTCACTGA